CGCTCACCCAGCAGTTCCGAAGGTAGTTCGATCTGCTCGTAGGTCTCGGAATCCATGAACACCAGCATGCCATCGGATTCGTACAGGAACTGCTGATCCTTCTGCTCAAGGCGCACGCGTTCGACTTTGTCGGCCGAACGGAAGCGTTCGTTCAGCTTTGAGCCATTGCGCAGGTTGCGCAGCTCGACCTGGGCAAAAGCTCCGCCTTTGCCGGGCTTTACGTGATCCACTTTGACCGCCGCCCACAGTCCGTCATTATGCTCAAGCACATTGCCGGGGCGAATTTCGTTCCCATTTATCTTGGGCATGACTTAAATCCTTCACAAACGGTTGATGCGTCAGTTCTCGTCCCTATATCTGGCGTGACCACACCTGACAAGACAACGAAACCTAGTGCTGCACCTGCAGCGAGCCATGCAAATGACGCAACGCAACTATGCATTTTAGGTGTATCCGAATCGCATGTAATAGGTCATAAGGACCGTCACGCCGAAAATTGCAAGAGCAAGAAAAACAGGAAAGACGAGATGAGAGATTTCGTTGACGGCACTGCCTTTAACAACGAACAAGGCAATCGTGCACGCAAACTTTTCGCAGCCGTTGTACTGGCTGCTCTGGATGATGCCATCGCCGACGACAAGAAGTATGGCAACGGACCGGAACAAATTGCCCGTTGGGCACGTTCGCGCGATGGGCGCGAAGTACTATCGTGCGCCGGCATCGACCCCAATGAGCGGGTTGTAGGCGGGCTGATGGAATTTGTTGGTCGCGGCGTACGGACGTCCGTCGCCCTGTCCCGCGAAGAAAGCGAACGCCGGAATGCGGCTCAGCAGGCCGAAGCTGCCTGATTGTTCCCCGCATCCGATTGAAAAAACGCGCCCTGACATCGGGGCGCGTTTTTCTTTGGGCTGATTGGTCAGATCAAAAATACATGATCCATTGCCACGCCACCCAAAGCTCTGCCGTCAGTAACAGCGCAAAGAACAGTTTTGCCGAAACCGACAGGCCGCGCTGCCAAAGCACCACATAGGCGGCAATGCAAATCGTCACTGAGATCGGCGCGATCCAAGCTGCATGATGTGTGCTGTCCCAATAGCTGATCGGACTGTGAAAGACCCATGAACTGATCGGCCAGAACTGCGGTCGGCCATCGCCTGCGTGCAATAGGAAATCCATCACCAAATGAAGTATCCCTGCGGATGCGCCAATGGTCAGCAGGTGC
The Ruegeria sp. SCSIO 43209 genome window above contains:
- the efp gene encoding elongation factor P, producing the protein MPKINGNEIRPGNVLEHNDGLWAAVKVDHVKPGKGGAFAQVELRNLRNGSKLNERFRSADKVERVRLEQKDQQFLYESDGMLVFMDSETYEQIELPSELLGERRPFLQDGMTIVVEFYESEALNATLPQKVTCKIVETEPVVKGQTAANSFKPAVLDNGVKVMVPPFIGQDEMIVVNTETMEYSERA
- a CDS encoding DUF6280 family protein, whose translation is MRDFVDGTAFNNEQGNRARKLFAAVVLAALDDAIADDKKYGNGPEQIARWARSRDGREVLSCAGIDPNERVVGGLMEFVGRGVRTSVALSREESERRNAAQQAEAA
- a CDS encoding cobalamin biosynthesis protein CobQ; the encoded protein is MNTPAHLLIGAAVFARPARGATLWAALFGSLLPDLSLYLMAGVSLHILNIPAQVVFDQLYFSPAWQTVFAIDNSFILWGVALALGLWRGWHLLTIGASAGILHLVMDFLLHAGDGRPQFWPISSWVFHSPISYWDSTHHAAWIAPISVTICIAAYVVLWQRGLSVSAKLFFALLLTAELWVAWQWIMYF